The following proteins come from a genomic window of Nostoc sp. ATCC 53789:
- a CDS encoding cupin domain-containing protein, with protein MSSEILDTCISQQVSSVVVVQEPERICDTDHGYVRGWGVTEETVGSKHLSMAHGIIPPGAGATPHYHPFETAIYIITGTCRVLLGVENDTFVDIKAGDFLYIKTGVVHCPVNYGQEVMEYIVARSSPQEICLYPDQKC; from the coding sequence ATGAGTTCTGAAATTTTAGATACTTGCATCTCACAGCAAGTGAGTAGTGTTGTAGTTGTTCAGGAACCAGAAAGAATTTGTGATACAGATCATGGCTATGTTCGAGGCTGGGGTGTAACTGAAGAAACTGTCGGATCGAAGCACCTTAGTATGGCTCACGGCATAATTCCTCCAGGAGCAGGTGCAACCCCACACTACCATCCTTTTGAGACTGCGATATACATTATTACGGGAACGTGCAGAGTTTTGCTAGGTGTTGAGAATGATACATTTGTAGATATCAAAGCAGGCGATTTCCTCTATATTAAAACTGGTGTCGTGCATTGTCCGGTTAATTACGGGCAGGAAGTGATGGAATATATCGTTGCCCGAAGTTCGCCACAAGAAATTTGTCTTTATCCTGACCAAAAATGTTGA
- a CDS encoding IS4 family transposase encodes MGKHQSVSIRQISKNRAEQIGYYRFLENKSVTVGELVRSLSDHCVSHVEGKHILAISDTSEINLQSHVGRLEALGLGVVGNNRDIGFYIHPTLVLDAANGFPLGISTVKLWTRDINHQDKHERNYSQLPIEEKESYKWLRSADETQQCINVGEAKMITHIGDRESDMYEEFVTVANQDNHVLVRARIDRRLVGKTSSFYTYLNQQPSEGTYTVDVPADARTSRTAREALLIVRRAMVKIQRPDKLNGQDYPPSVTLYAVEAVEVNPPPGQAPIHWRLLTTHQVVCLEQALQVIRWYTWRWRIEQLFATLKTAGLNLEATQLESIAAIQRLTVLALSVAVRILQLIQGRDNPNLPATVAFSHEQQHCLSSISPTLEGKTQLQQNPYLPSSLPWATWIIARLGGWSGYKSQKPPGITTLVRGLEQFESTFFGWKLALGKLVCTP; translated from the coding sequence TTGGGAAAACATCAATCAGTCAGCATTCGACAAATAAGTAAAAATAGAGCCGAACAAATAGGATACTATCGGTTTTTGGAGAATAAGAGTGTGACAGTAGGGGAATTAGTGCGAAGCCTATCAGATCACTGCGTATCTCATGTAGAAGGAAAGCATATATTAGCTATCAGTGATACCAGCGAAATTAACTTGCAGTCTCATGTAGGCAGGTTGGAAGCTTTGGGTCTAGGTGTAGTAGGAAACAATAGGGATATAGGATTTTATATTCATCCCACACTAGTATTAGATGCAGCAAATGGATTTCCCTTGGGGATAAGTACAGTAAAACTGTGGACTAGAGATATCAACCATCAAGATAAACATGAACGAAACTATAGCCAATTGCCAATAGAGGAGAAAGAATCATACAAATGGCTGCGTTCAGCTGATGAAACTCAACAGTGCATCAATGTTGGTGAAGCCAAAATGATTACCCATATCGGCGACCGAGAAAGTGATATGTATGAGGAATTTGTGACAGTCGCAAATCAAGACAATCATGTATTGGTCAGAGCGCGCATTGACCGTCGCCTGGTGGGAAAGACCTCATCATTTTATACATACTTAAACCAACAGCCGAGCGAGGGGACTTACACAGTAGATGTCCCAGCAGATGCACGCACTAGTAGAACCGCAAGAGAGGCATTATTAATTGTTCGCCGTGCAATGGTGAAAATTCAACGTCCAGATAAATTGAATGGACAAGATTATCCTCCGAGTGTGACACTTTATGCCGTGGAAGCCGTGGAGGTCAACCCACCACCAGGTCAAGCACCGATTCATTGGCGATTGCTCACCACCCACCAAGTTGTTTGTTTAGAACAAGCTTTACAGGTGATTCGATGGTACACCTGGCGATGGCGAATTGAACAACTTTTTGCCACCCTCAAAACTGCTGGTTTAAATCTCGAAGCTACCCAATTAGAATCGATTGCTGCCATTCAACGACTGACTGTATTAGCTTTGTCAGTCGCCGTGCGAATTTTACAACTGATTCAGGGACGGGATAACCCTAATTTACCTGCTACTGTTGCTTTTTCACACGAGCAACAGCATTGCTTGTCTAGCATTTCACCAACTTTAGAGGGGAAAACTCAATTGCAACAAAATCCCTATCTTCCTTCCTCTCTTCCTTGGGCTACTTGGATTATTGCTCGGCTTGGTGGTTGGTCTGGTTACAAGTCTCAAAAACCTCCCGGTATTACTACTTTGGTTCGCGGTCTTGAGCAATTTGAATCCACCTTTTTTGGGTGGAAACTCGCTCTGGGCAAACTTGTGTGTACACCGTAG
- a CDS encoding ABC transporter permease, translating into MDWWRRLKKNPLAQFGAILLLIFYIAVIAADFVAPYDPYASQPNGSLLPPTKIHWVSQSGQFIGPHVYPTTQGDTNLETGDRQLIVDFKKPSPVRLFVSGPEYRLLQMSLPLPPKWDEVTIFPGIPLNWHLFGTTTDAKVNILGTDDQSRDQFSRLLHGGRISMFIGIFGIIITYPLGLLIGGISGYLGGVTDSVIMRLAEVLMTFPSIYLLVTLGAVLPPGLSSTQRFLLIVVITSVISWAGLARVIRGQVLSIKEREFVQASRAMGANPLYIILRHVLPQTASYVVISATLAIPSFIGAEAILSLIGLGIQQPDPSWGNMLSLASNASILVLQPWLIWPPAVLIILTVLAFNLLGDGLRDALDPRSLRR; encoded by the coding sequence ATGGATTGGTGGCGACGACTAAAGAAAAATCCTTTGGCACAATTTGGGGCGATTTTGCTGTTAATTTTCTACATAGCAGTAATTGCAGCAGATTTCGTGGCTCCTTATGACCCTTATGCCTCACAGCCTAATGGTTCACTGCTGCCACCAACTAAGATACACTGGGTTTCTCAATCAGGACAGTTTATCGGGCCCCATGTTTATCCCACAACTCAGGGAGACACAAATTTAGAAACAGGCGATCGCCAACTCATTGTAGACTTCAAAAAGCCATCACCTGTGCGTCTATTTGTTTCCGGGCCAGAATACCGATTGTTGCAGATGAGTTTGCCACTACCCCCCAAGTGGGATGAAGTCACAATCTTTCCTGGTATTCCCTTAAATTGGCATTTATTTGGCACAACAACTGACGCAAAAGTCAATATCTTAGGTACTGATGACCAAAGCCGCGACCAATTTAGTCGCCTCTTACATGGCGGTCGCATCAGTATGTTTATTGGGATTTTTGGCATTATTATTACCTATCCCCTCGGTTTGCTCATCGGTGGAATTTCCGGTTATTTAGGCGGTGTGACTGATAGCGTCATTATGCGCTTGGCAGAAGTTCTAATGACTTTCCCTAGTATTTATCTTTTGGTAACTTTGGGAGCAGTCTTACCACCTGGTTTAAGCAGTACCCAGCGCTTTTTGCTGATTGTGGTGATTACTTCGGTGATTAGCTGGGCAGGTTTAGCACGGGTCATTCGAGGACAGGTACTATCAATTAAAGAGCGAGAATTTGTCCAAGCGTCACGCGCGATGGGTGCAAACCCACTTTATATAATCCTCCGCCACGTCTTGCCGCAAACGGCTAGTTATGTAGTTATCTCCGCTACTCTTGCAATTCCCAGCTTTATTGGCGCAGAGGCAATACTAAGTCTCATCGGCTTGGGAATTCAACAACCAGACCCCTCTTGGGGCAATATGCTTTCTCTGGCTAGCAATGCTTCCATTTTGGTACTGCAACCTTGGTTAATCTGGCCGCCGGCTGTGTTGATTATTCTCACAGTGCTAGCATTCAACTTACTCGGTGATGGGCTGAGAGATGCTCTTGACCCTCGTAGTTTGAGAAGATAA
- a CDS encoding Npun_R2479 family HD domain-containing metalloprotein, which produces MFNATEILIDAFVNEIREGYRRTYGCFKNDYQDIIAWAGNMALENIANSDALYHNVEHTVLVTLVGQEILRGKHIREGGVSSEDWLHCIISLVSHDIGYVKGVCRLDQEAVGLYSTGKNGKMVSVAPGASDASLTPYHVDRAKLFIDERFGGHKLIDAEAIKSNIELTRFPVPAAEDHQDTKCFAGLVRAADLIGQLSDPRYLKKITSLFYEFEETGVNKVLGYKTPADLRNNYAKFYWNGVYPYIQEGLHYLSLTQQGKQILANLYSNVFVVEHEKQQQEQQKYLEKLGVGS; this is translated from the coding sequence ATGTTCAATGCCACTGAAATTTTAATTGATGCCTTTGTAAATGAAATTCGAGAAGGCTACCGTCGCACTTATGGCTGCTTCAAAAATGATTATCAGGACATTATCGCCTGGGCTGGTAACATGGCTTTAGAAAATATTGCCAACAGCGATGCCCTTTATCACAATGTTGAACACACAGTTCTTGTCACCCTTGTGGGGCAAGAAATATTACGTGGCAAACACATCAGAGAAGGCGGTGTTTCCAGTGAAGACTGGTTGCATTGTATTATTTCCTTAGTGAGCCATGATATTGGCTACGTTAAGGGGGTTTGCCGACTAGACCAAGAAGCAGTAGGCTTATATTCCACAGGTAAAAATGGCAAAATGGTTTCTGTAGCTCCTGGCGCTTCTGATGCCAGTCTCACGCCGTATCATGTTGATAGAGCCAAGCTTTTTATTGATGAGCGTTTTGGAGGTCACAAGTTAATAGATGCTGAGGCAATTAAGAGCAATATTGAACTGACGCGATTTCCCGTGCCTGCGGCAGAAGATCATCAAGATACAAAGTGCTTTGCTGGTTTAGTCCGGGCTGCTGATTTGATTGGTCAACTAAGCGATCCACGTTACCTGAAGAAAATTACTTCTTTATTTTACGAGTTTGAAGAAACTGGTGTAAATAAAGTTTTAGGCTATAAAACCCCTGCCGATTTACGGAATAACTACGCTAAGTTTTACTGGAATGGTGTCTATCCCTATATCCAAGAAGGGCTGCATTACCTATCATTGACACAACAGGGCAAACAAATTCTTGCTAATCTCTACTCAAACGTGTTTGTTGTAGAACACGAAAAACAACAGCAAGAACAGCAGAAGTATTTAGAGAAGTTAGGAGTGGGGAGTTGA
- a CDS encoding EF-hand domain-containing protein: MPLVETQDLLDRKFDVCFTHADVNGNGVLEQADVLALAARVATYLGEPMGSPKTQKLFQTFEHFWTHVQAKMDVDNDGQVTPEEWRNGLKSFAEDSEAYKSAFHPLAKAIFTICDRDDNGFLEQSEFAKFHQAFGCKAANSQLAFQKLDSNGNGQLTVDELLIAWQEYYTSSDQNAGGNWLYGDVWDNTVVVGSKTR; the protein is encoded by the coding sequence ATGCCTCTTGTTGAAACTCAAGATTTGTTGGATCGAAAATTCGATGTTTGTTTTACTCATGCTGACGTGAACGGTAACGGCGTTCTAGAACAAGCCGATGTACTCGCTCTCGCCGCTCGTGTTGCTACTTATCTCGGCGAGCCTATGGGCAGTCCCAAAACACAGAAACTGTTCCAAACGTTTGAACACTTTTGGACTCATGTACAAGCCAAAATGGATGTTGATAACGATGGCCAAGTGACTCCAGAGGAATGGCGCAATGGCTTAAAGTCCTTCGCCGAAGATTCAGAAGCCTATAAATCAGCCTTCCATCCCCTTGCAAAAGCGATTTTCACAATCTGCGATCGAGACGACAACGGTTTCCTCGAACAAAGTGAGTTCGCCAAATTCCACCAAGCTTTTGGCTGTAAGGCGGCGAACAGCCAGCTAGCTTTCCAGAAGCTCGACAGCAACGGCAACGGACAGCTTACAGTCGATGAACTCCTGATTGCGTGGCAGGAATACTACACCAGTAGCGACCAAAATGCGGGAGGCAACTGGCTGTACGGCGACGTTTGGGATAATACGGTGGTTGTCGGCAGCAAGACAAGATGA
- a CDS encoding efflux RND transporter permease subunit has translation MSFNISAWSIKKPVPTIVLFLILTVVGWFSFLSLGIDTNPNIDVPTVSIKVTQPGAGPAELESQVTKKIEDAVAGLGNIDFMISTVSDGNSKTTINFVLGTDSDRATNDVRNAIAQIRQDLPQEINDPIVERLDFAGGPVITYAVKSDKRSVEELSNIVDQTISRALLGVRGVAQIQRVGGVDREIRINLSPNRLQSLGITATQVNDQIRDLNINLPGGRAEVGGSEQSIRTLGSAASVDILKTYEILLPQGGSVPLSSLGTIEDKFGDVRQAATLNNQPVVAFQVLRSTGSVLVTVEQGIKAAVKELEKTLPADVKLDLIFTRADVVRQSYQSTIDELIQASVLAVIVILVFLRDWRATLITAVALPLSIIPTFAVQQALGYTLNNMTLLALALAVGNLVDDAVVEIENMERHIAMGKSAWDAAFESADEVGLAVIASSATIIAVFMPVAFMGGIPGQFFQPFGVTVAVSTIFSTLVARMVTPMMGAYLLKEAGEQGSRGAGEQGEQREQGGRGAGGVIRLFNFKFALPSRKQGNRILRTENRRGFQPYRSLLQWALRHRLTTMAIALAFFIASVMLVPLIPKGFVDDGDFGISNVSIELPPGSTLEDVNKVVTQATDLIRQNPVVERVLATEEINSASLAINLKPREERNISQKQFEEQVRPSFEQIPGARISFQSQSPGDSRKGLSIVLRSENPEALNQAADALEKQMRSLAGLVEVSSTASLVKPEILVIPNPQRAADLGVTVQAIARTASLATIGDNEANLAKFNLSDRQIPIRVQIDPKVRADINTITNLQVLSQNGKLIPLVAVADIRFGSGPATINRYDRARQVAVEANLQGISLGEAVETINKLPVMQNLPPGVVQQPSGSAKIMQEIFGRFGGALGLALMCIYAILVLLYNNFLHPLSIMAALPFCLGGALVALMVAQKPLGIYALIGIVLLLGIVTKNSILLVDYTIINMQEGKTQRQALVEAGVSRLRPILMTSLATIAGILPLALGIGAGSEVRQPMGIAIMGGFTTSTLLTLVVVPVIFSYIDNFQTWIMNRLRYGFGKKPSR, from the coding sequence ATGTCCTTTAATATCTCAGCTTGGTCGATTAAAAAACCTGTTCCTACGATAGTTTTATTTTTAATTTTGACGGTTGTGGGTTGGTTCTCCTTTTTATCCTTGGGGATTGATACTAACCCAAATATTGATGTCCCAACAGTTTCGATCAAAGTCACTCAACCAGGTGCAGGCCCAGCCGAACTAGAATCCCAAGTGACGAAAAAAATTGAAGATGCCGTCGCGGGGTTGGGCAATATCGATTTTATGATTTCCACCGTCAGCGATGGGAATTCTAAGACGACAATCAATTTTGTTTTGGGTACAGATAGCGATCGCGCCACCAATGATGTCCGCAATGCGATCGCTCAAATTCGCCAAGATTTACCCCAAGAGATCAACGATCCAATTGTGGAACGTCTGGACTTTGCCGGCGGCCCGGTAATTACTTACGCGGTTAAATCAGATAAGCGTTCTGTAGAAGAATTAAGCAATATTGTCGATCAAACCATTAGCCGCGCCTTATTGGGAGTTCGTGGTGTCGCCCAAATTCAACGTGTGGGTGGAGTTGACCGAGAAATTCGGATTAATCTGAGTCCCAACCGCTTACAATCTCTGGGTATCACCGCCACTCAGGTAAACGACCAAATCCGCGATTTAAACATTAACTTACCTGGCGGACGGGCTGAAGTCGGCGGTAGCGAACAAAGTATCCGCACATTAGGAAGTGCCGCCAGTGTGGATATTTTGAAAACCTACGAAATCCTCTTACCACAAGGCGGTTCCGTACCATTATCCAGTTTGGGAACTATAGAAGATAAATTTGGTGATGTGCGCCAAGCCGCTACCTTAAATAATCAACCTGTGGTAGCTTTCCAAGTGTTGCGTAGTACTGGCAGCGTTCTGGTGACAGTAGAACAAGGAATTAAAGCAGCAGTCAAAGAACTGGAAAAAACACTTCCCGCAGATGTCAAGCTAGATTTGATTTTTACTAGAGCCGATGTTGTTCGCCAATCTTACCAAAGCACCATTGATGAATTAATTCAAGCTTCGGTGCTGGCTGTCATCGTCATTTTAGTATTTTTGCGGGACTGGCGAGCAACATTAATTACGGCTGTTGCCTTACCCTTGTCAATAATTCCCACCTTCGCAGTGCAGCAAGCCCTTGGTTACACCCTCAACAACATGACTTTGTTGGCATTAGCGCTGGCGGTGGGCAACTTGGTAGATGATGCCGTGGTGGAAATTGAAAACATGGAACGGCATATTGCTATGGGCAAATCAGCTTGGGATGCTGCTTTTGAATCTGCCGACGAAGTAGGATTAGCGGTAATCGCAAGTTCAGCAACCATTATTGCCGTGTTTATGCCCGTTGCTTTTATGGGTGGGATTCCGGGGCAATTTTTCCAACCATTTGGTGTTACCGTTGCCGTTTCCACAATTTTCTCAACTCTTGTCGCGCGGATGGTTACGCCGATGATGGGGGCGTATCTTTTAAAAGAGGCAGGGGAGCAGGGGAGCAGGGGAGCAGGGGAGCAGGGGGAGCAGAGGGAGCAGGGGGGCAGGGGAGCGGGGGGAGTAATAAGATTGTTTAATTTCAAGTTTGCACTCCCAAGTAGAAAGCAGGGAAATAGAATACTCAGAACTGAAAATCGTCGGGGGTTTCAACCTTATAGATCGTTATTACAATGGGCGTTACGCCATAGATTGACAACAATGGCGATCGCTTTAGCTTTCTTTATTGCCAGTGTGATGCTGGTTCCTTTAATTCCCAAGGGTTTCGTTGATGATGGCGACTTTGGGATTTCTAACGTATCTATAGAACTACCTCCAGGTTCGACATTAGAAGACGTTAACAAGGTAGTCACACAAGCGACTGATCTCATCCGGCAAAATCCAGTAGTTGAACGTGTACTAGCAACCGAAGAGATCAATTCTGCAAGCCTGGCAATTAATCTCAAACCTAGAGAAGAACGAAATATTTCTCAAAAACAATTTGAGGAACAAGTACGCCCTTCCTTTGAGCAAATACCAGGAGCTAGAATTAGCTTTCAAAGTCAGTCACCAGGCGACAGTCGGAAAGGTTTATCAATTGTTCTCAGAAGTGAAAACCCCGAAGCATTGAATCAAGCGGCTGATGCCCTAGAAAAACAGATGCGATCGCTAGCAGGATTGGTAGAAGTGTCTTCGACTGCAAGTTTGGTTAAACCAGAGATTTTAGTAATTCCGAACCCACAACGGGCAGCAGATTTGGGAGTGACAGTACAAGCGATCGCTCGGACAGCTTCTCTGGCCACCATCGGCGATAATGAGGCCAACTTGGCAAAATTTAATTTAAGCGATCGCCAAATCCCGATTCGCGTGCAAATCGATCCGAAAGTTCGGGCTGACATTAACACAATCACAAATCTCCAAGTCCTCAGTCAAAATGGCAAATTGATTCCCCTGGTAGCTGTTGCAGATATCCGTTTTGGTAGTGGCCCTGCAACCATCAACCGTTACGATCGCGCCCGTCAAGTTGCCGTAGAAGCCAATTTGCAAGGGATTTCTTTGGGAGAGGCAGTAGAAACAATCAACAAACTACCTGTGATGCAAAACTTACCGCCAGGGGTAGTACAGCAACCCTCCGGTAGCGCCAAAATTATGCAAGAAATTTTTGGGCGTTTTGGTGGCGCGTTAGGGCTGGCATTAATGTGTATCTATGCAATTCTGGTGTTGCTGTATAACAACTTTCTGCATCCATTATCGATTATGGCAGCCTTGCCCTTTTGTTTAGGCGGCGCATTGGTAGCTTTGATGGTTGCTCAAAAACCATTGGGGATATATGCCTTGATTGGTATCGTGTTGCTGTTGGGGATTGTCACCAAAAACTCGATTCTGTTGGTGGATTATACAATCATCAACATGCAAGAAGGCAAAACTCAGCGTCAGGCACTCGTAGAAGCTGGCGTGTCACGTCTGCGTCCGATTTTAATGACTTCTCTGGCAACAATCGCCGGTATTCTGCCCCTAGCGTTAGGAATTGGCGCAGGTTCTGAAGTTCGGCAACCAATGGGAATTGCCATTATGGGCGGTTTCACAACTTCTACTCTGCTGACACTGGTAGTAGTGCCAGTGATATTTAGCTACATTGACAACTTCCAAACTTGGATTATGAATAGATTGCGCTATGGATTTGGTAAGAAACCATCGCGTTAA
- a CDS encoding efflux RND transporter periplasmic adaptor subunit: MSDESVSEIEVEEPITSEDAGFLSKSEQKPTRAWLKPLFLGAGLGIAIAFGGMSVLSHLPSRQKSAVADKKINPSMTVTIATVEAARVVRTLKTTGTVAARDLIPVLPQTNGLQIKSIPEDVKEGVFVKKGQVLAVLDDSILQSQISQAKADVESKQADVESKQADLASKQADLASNKAIVQQKQADLAQAKAKLEEAAKNYQRYQQLADSGTISKQELDTRSYAVKTAIQVVNLSQENLRSAQANIGSAQANISNAQAIINKAKADVRSSAARVQQLQTQLEQTVVRAPVSGVIAEKLARVGDVTGVPPQTQVGTVIGGTQKLFSIIRDEKLELQAKVPEIQLNQVKIGASVQITSDVDQRVRSQGRVREIQPQVNDQRREATVKIDLPPTTLLKPGMFANAAITANSGMAMVVPQKAVQSQADGSVIVFTLSSGDIVRSQKIDLENPTNGDKVEIKSGLQLGDRIVVDGAGYLKDGDKVRVAN; this comes from the coding sequence GTGAGCGATGAAAGTGTTTCAGAAATCGAGGTGGAAGAACCTATAACCTCTGAAGATGCTGGCTTTTTGAGCAAATCAGAGCAAAAACCAACTAGGGCATGGTTGAAGCCATTATTTTTGGGTGCTGGTTTAGGAATTGCGATCGCCTTTGGTGGCATGAGTGTATTAAGTCATCTTCCATCCCGTCAAAAAAGCGCGGTAGCAGATAAAAAAATTAACCCATCAATGACAGTTACCATCGCCACAGTAGAAGCCGCCCGTGTTGTGCGTACTCTTAAAACTACTGGAACTGTTGCAGCACGTGATTTAATTCCGGTTTTACCACAGACAAACGGTTTACAAATCAAAAGTATCCCTGAAGATGTGAAAGAAGGGGTTTTTGTCAAAAAAGGTCAAGTTTTGGCGGTGTTGGATGATTCCATATTGCAAAGCCAAATTAGCCAAGCAAAGGCAGATGTCGAATCAAAACAAGCCGATGTGGAATCGAAACAGGCAGATTTGGCATCCAAACAGGCAGATTTGGCATCAAATAAAGCCATAGTCCAACAAAAACAAGCAGATTTAGCTCAAGCGAAGGCAAAGCTAGAAGAAGCCGCTAAAAATTATCAGCGCTATCAACAACTGGCTGATTCTGGAACCATTAGTAAGCAAGAACTTGATACTCGTTCCTACGCTGTAAAAACTGCCATACAAGTTGTGAATCTATCCCAAGAAAACCTGCGTAGCGCCCAGGCCAATATCGGCAGCGCCCAGGCTAATATTAGTAACGCTCAAGCTATTATCAACAAAGCCAAAGCTGATGTCCGCAGCAGTGCCGCTAGGGTGCAACAACTACAAACTCAGTTGGAACAAACTGTGGTGCGTGCGCCGGTTTCTGGAGTCATCGCGGAGAAATTGGCCAGAGTCGGTGATGTGACTGGTGTACCGCCGCAAACGCAGGTGGGAACCGTGATTGGTGGCACACAAAAGCTATTTTCGATTATCCGAGATGAAAAGTTAGAACTTCAAGCGAAGGTTCCTGAAATTCAATTAAATCAGGTGAAAATTGGCGCATCTGTGCAAATTACTTCCGATGTCGATCAGCGCGTGCGATCGCAAGGACGAGTCAGAGAGATACAACCACAGGTGAACGATCAAAGGCGAGAGGCTACAGTCAAAATTGACTTACCGCCAACAACTTTACTTAAACCAGGGATGTTTGCCAATGCTGCAATTACCGCTAACTCAGGTATGGCGATGGTAGTGCCGCAAAAAGCAGTCCAATCCCAAGCAGATGGAAGTGTAATTGTATTCACCTTATCAAGTGGAGATATAGTTCGCAGCCAGAAAATAGACTTAGAAAATCCTACAAACGGCGACAAAGTAGAAATCAAGAGTGGGTTGCAGTTAGGCGATCGCATCGTAGTTGATGGTGCAGGATATCTCAAAGATGGTGATAAGGTTCGAGTTGCAAATTGA